Proteins from a genomic interval of Lolium perenne isolate Kyuss_39 chromosome 1, Kyuss_2.0, whole genome shotgun sequence:
- the LOC127327461 gene encoding uncharacterized protein encodes MAATADPRAKPPPAHHLQPWARQQQQQPRAHRARAPAHQTVEESASSVGARDRRRSSSEYSRRSSGGDGSEDLRGKLVGHLRDAADRPRVAEPSPPLPPPPPKAASQQPETEREPSQELKAPPQEQEQQPQAEVPDKPWKLRERTRRRPASLTSWPSAAPSRRRKRAPFSVSLAPEEIEEDIYALTGGRPRRRPRKRPRAVQQKLDSLFPGMWLAEVTADDYKVPEPEEE; translated from the exons ATGGCGGCGACGGCAGATCCGAGGGCCAAGCCGCCGCCCGCGCACCACCTCCAGCCGTGGGCgcgccagcagcagcagcagcctcgAGCGCACCGCGCGCGCGCGCCCGCCCACCAAACCGTTGAAGAGTCCGCCTCTTCGGTGGGGGCCCGCGATCGCCGCCGCTCGTCGTCCGAGTACAGCCGCAGGAGCAGCGGTGGCGATGGGAGCGAGGATCTCCGGGGCAAGCTCGTGGGCCACCTGCGGGACGCCGCGGACCGGCCCCGCGTAGCCGAGCCAAGCCCTCCGTTGCCCCCGCCGCCCCCGAAGGCGGCCAGCCAGCAGCCGGAGACGGAGCGCGAGCCCTCGCAAGAGCTCAAGGCGCCGCCGCAGGAACAAGAGCAGCAGCCGCAGGCTGAGGTGCCGGACAAGCCGTGGAAGCTGCGGGAGCGCACGCGGCGGCGTCCGGCGTCCCTGACGTCGTGGCCGTCCGCGGCGCCGTCGAGGCGCCGCAAGCGCGCGCCGTTCTCTGTCTCGCTCGCGCCCGAGGAGATCGAGGAGGACATCTACGCGCTGACGGGCGGCCGGCCGCGGCGGCGGCCCAGGAAGCGGCCGCGCGCCGTGCAGCAGAAGCTCGAT TCGCTGTTCCCGGGGATGTGGCTGGCCGAGGTCACCGCCGACGACTACAAGGTGCCGGAGCCGGAAGAGGAGTAG